In a single window of the Candidatus Celerinatantimonas neptuna genome:
- the dam gene encoding DNA adenine methylase, producing MKWAGGKYHLIDAIRRHLPEADVLIEPFIGAGSVFLNTDYSKYLLTDINADLINLYNLLKDNPERFIVDAKAFFVSAKNEADCYYALRNEFNQSQDPYFRSLLFLYLNRHGYNGLCRYNKSGGFNVPFGRYKKPYFPQNELEIFAEKARRAEFVCCNYEETFGRVNQGDVVYCDPPYAPLSHTACFTSYSSGGFGQAEQKRLAQLAEWVSREKSATVLISNHELDFTRQIYHAASLSSLQVRRTISRKGKERIKVNELLALYHSKTC from the coding sequence TTGAAGTGGGCTGGTGGTAAATATCACCTAATCGATGCGATTCGCCGACATCTTCCTGAAGCTGATGTACTCATTGAGCCTTTTATCGGAGCCGGTTCAGTATTTCTAAATACGGATTATTCCAAATACTTGCTAACCGATATCAATGCTGATCTCATTAATCTTTATAATTTGCTTAAAGATAATCCGGAGCGTTTTATTGTTGATGCTAAAGCTTTTTTTGTATCAGCAAAGAACGAGGCGGATTGCTATTATGCTCTGAGAAATGAATTTAATCAGAGTCAGGATCCGTATTTTCGGTCTCTACTTTTTCTATATCTGAATCGTCATGGATATAACGGCTTATGCCGGTATAACAAATCGGGTGGTTTTAATGTCCCGTTTGGCCGGTATAAAAAGCCTTATTTTCCTCAAAATGAATTAGAGATCTTTGCGGAAAAGGCTCGCCGGGCAGAGTTTGTTTGTTGCAACTATGAAGAAACGTTTGGGCGGGTTAATCAGGGGGATGTTGTGTATTGTGATCCACCTTATGCACCACTGAGTCATACGGCCTGTTTTACCAGTTATAGCAGTGGTGGTTTTGGCCAGGCGGAACAAAAGCGGCTCGCTCAACTTGCTGAATGGGTCAGTCGGGAGAAAAGTGCTACGGTTCTGATTAGTAATCACGAATTAGATTTTACCCGGCAGATTTATCATGCTGCTTCACTGAGCTCTCTTCAAGTCAGGCGAACCATTAGCCGAAAAGGTAAAGAGCGCATTAAAGTCAATGAATTATTGGCTCTGTATCATTCAAAGACCTGCTAA